In the Leptospira terpstrae serovar Hualin str. LT 11-33 = ATCC 700639 genome, TGTAAAAATCAATTTTATCTGTTTTAATTAGAGATTTATTTTCTGATGATTCAGCGAAAGGAGAAGAAGTTATTTCTTTAATTTTATATTCTATATTTTGAACAGGATTTAAGTCTTCAAAAGCATTATATCCATCTACAAGTTCATACTCCGAGCCGCAAGATCCTGCCGAAGGGATTAGTTTTCCCCCATTGATGACAAGTTTTTTAGAGAGATTTATGAATAAAGTATCATTTTCAATTCTCCAAGTTCCAAAAGAAGATAGAAGTCTTTTTTGACAGTCCATTTCATCTTCATAAATTTGAACTAATCCATTTTCAAGAAAAGTATGCTTATTTACATATCCAGATGAAGAAACAGGTTGAGTGTCCCAATCGCCAATTAAGGTAATTTCCATATTTTTAAGATTATTCTTTTTCGGCTTATTTAAAAATTGCTTTATTAAAATAGAGCTTTCTGAATTTCGAATTAGATTAAGAATGATTTCATCAGTATTTGAAAGGATTATTTTAATATCTTTCTTAGGTTTATACCAAGAATATTTTTCGAAGAAATTTTGTAGCTTTTTATCATTAAATGTTCTCCCGTGTCTAGCAAAAACTGCATTTCGTAGCAAACGCAACTCATCAATTTTTTCGATAGACTGAATGTCTTCTTTAGAAATTTTTTTGTTATCGATAATGACATCTATGATTTTTTCAACTTTGTTTTTTAAAAAGCAACAATTGATTGTAAAAATTATCGAAATGATTAAATGTAATTTTTTATTTTCCATGATTTTTTCTTAATTTAAATTTCGAGACTGTCGCATAACGAACTAGACTAACCGACGTAGGCTGGCCCTGAGTCCCGACGGGACGTTAGGGACTGGCCACGACACTTGCGAAGGCAAGGGGAGTGCCAGAAGCCTATGTGTCGCAGACCAAGCGAGGGCGAAGTCCCGAAGCGCAGCGGATAGTCGCTGTTATATGCAGTCGCAGAGTGTGAAAAGTATTTCAAAGATTAAGATTTATTTTAAACTTCCGTTTACGAATTTTATCAATTCCTTTTCTTTTCTTTTAAAATCTTTAATTGAATATAAGTATAGATTAGGATATTTTGCATTTTCAATTGGAATTAAATATAATTCGCGAGGGAAGGCAGGATAATCTCCAATTCCTAGAGCAACATAGACATTGATATTATTATCTTTTCCATATTTTAAATATCTGTTTATTTGATCTTGACGAGCCCATTCAACGCCTTCTTTTCCATTATCTACAGTAATCCAACTTCTGAATTTGCATTCAATTGCGAATAATTTGTTAGATTTATTATGTTTGATAAGTAAGTCTGGATCTAAATTTCTTTCTACAGTAACATTAAATTCAACAAAATCAATATCCGAAGTCCAATCAATTAAGCTGAATTCGCTATTATTAAAATCAAAAAGATCTACAATATATTTTTCAAATCTATGTCCTCTCCAAATCTGTTTTCTCTTATTGTCAGGAAACCAAATGTAGAAAGTCTCTTTAACCTTATGAAGAATTTCTAAAATAGCGTGATAGATATTTAATATATTTTCCATTCGAATTTTTTCCGTTTTTAAATTAAATTTTCTGCGATTGCATATAACGAACTAGGCTAATCGACGTTCCTCGTAGCTGAGCCTGCAGCGCAGGCGTTAGCGTCGGCGCGTCTTCTTGCAGGGCAAGAAGCGTGACGGAGAGGAATGTGGCGCTGCCCAAGCGAGGCCGCAAGTGCCGAAGCGCAGCGATTCGCCGCTGTTATGCGACGTGAAATTTATATGTCAAAGACGACATTAATATTCTTTTTATAGCATTCTATGCAGTTTGGTCTTGCTACAGAACTTTTATGTTTTTTTCCACAACTATGGCAGTAATTCATTTCTGACTTGAAAACCCTGTTCCTTTGCCAATTAAAATGACACTCCCTACATAACGGCTGCTGAAGTCTGTTTTCAATTGTTTTTTTACAAGAAATACAATTTGAGCTCTTATCCAAATAGAATTCAGCAATCCTATCAGGTATTACTGTATAGTTATTTGGTACAATATAGTTTTCAAGGTCATATATATGAATTGAGTTTGTTGTCAAGTGTTCAATTGGAATAACATAAGGATAAATATTCTTTGTCTTTTCGTAATATAACCCTATACAGATTAATACTCTTTGTTTAATATTTAATTCGAGTAATCTGTTATATTGGCTTTGGGGAAGAATTTCGACTGTTCCTATTTTATTAATATTTTTTTCTAATAAGATTTCTTCTTCATGTGTTCTTTTTTTTGACTCATGGATTTTTGTTAATTCATCTATGTTATTCTGAATTTTAGTGATATCTCGATATTTACATTCTATGTAAAATTCAATATTTAAGTCACGATTTCTAAATTTAAAGTCAGGTAGTAACGAATCTTCAACAAAGTCTTGTGAGTTTTGTTTGTAATTGTGAGTTTTATGTAATAAATCATAAACTTCCTTTGGAAATAAAACTTCTCTAGCGAAATCCTCAAATTCTTCACCAGTAAGGAAAGACTTGGGTATATTTAATTTTGTTCTCGTAACTTTTCGTAAAATGTCTATTAATTCGTTAAATTCATTCATAGATTTATTTCATGTCGCATAACGAACTAGGGTAACCGACGTAGGCTGACCCTGAGCCTCGTAGAGGCGTTAGGGACTGGCACGGAGCTTGCGTATGCAAGCGAGTGACAGAAAGCCTATGTGCCGTAGGCCGAGCGAGGGCGAAGTCCCGAAGCGAAGTGGTTAGCTGCTGTTATGCGTAGTGGCTTTTTAAATTGAAATTTCCTTCATAGAATCTTCAACCGATCCTCCGTAAGGTCGTTTTCCAGTTTTGTATGCAGCATAAAAAATATTAGATTTTCATTGTTTGGTTTTTGATTTGTTTCAGGATCTACAAAATCTTGATATAAGACAAGACCCAATAAAGAATATTCATAACATCTTTTTTCATGTTTTTCTTTTGATATTTCTATTTCGCAATTTAAAGTCATTAAAAAAGCAAAAAGTAGATATTTTGAATTAAAAGTATTCATTTAATAAAAGTTTATTTGCTTGGTTCTCGAAATTTTTTTTAAAAAAGCAGATATTCCGAATTTTATTTTCATTAGAAAATACTAGACATTTAAATTTATATACAAATATTTTATTTACCAAATAATACTCTTTGAACTATTCAATAATAAGATTTATCTTTCTAGATTCTTACAACATAAAATAGATTCGAAGATAATAAATGTAATATTATTCATTCATTTGTAAAAATAGATACAATAACCAAGAATAATTATTGAGACGGTTGAGATTAAGAAAAATATAAGGTTAATTTTGATATTGTCATTAGTCATATAATCGTTAATAGGTTTTTTCATCCCAGAAAATAACCAACGAAGAAATCCAATGATTCTGGCTATGCCTTCTAAAATATACTCTAACAATAAATCAATTAGTATATTCATTTTAATATTAAGCCATTACGCATAACGAACTAGGCTAACCGACGTAGGCTGACCCTGAGTCCCAACGGGACGTTAGGGACTGGCACGTAGTTTGCGGATGCAAACGAGTGACAGAAAGCCTATGTGCCGTAGGCCGAGCGAGGGCGAAGTCCCGAAGCGAAGTGGTTAGCTGCTGTTATCTGCAGTGGCTATTTGTAAATATTCGGAGATATAATTTATACATAAAACAAAGTTATTGTAAGTTCTAAGGAATATTTTGAAAAATATTACAATTCAAACTTATCGGAGATTTTTAGATAAATTTAAGATTTTCCCCATAAAGAAAAAATAAATTCAGATCATGTTGATTAATTTTCTGAATTACTGGCAAAACCTTTTACAGAGATACATCTAACAATAATGAAAAATTCATCTGTAAATACAGCATTTTTAATTCCTTTTTTGTTTTGTACTTTTGATAAAGCATCTTCTATTGCCCAATCCATAGCAGGGAAAAAAGGTATTCCTAAGAAACTACAACTTCTACCTTCGACGGGTATATCGTCATCGACTATAATTCTTTGATTAAGGTCAATAGTTTTGTAAGAACCCCAGCTCATGCAATTTAGAGAAAGAGTAGTTAAGAGAAGAATATATATTTTCAACATATGCAAGAGACCTTTATTCATAATAAATATTAACGCATGGAATAAGTAGTAAACCGCTAATTTCTAAATCTATATTTTTAAAACTATTTTTACCTGTTGTTTGTTTAAAATCAACCAAAGCATTTTGGATTATTTGCGGATAAACATTGCAATGTTTGAATTTTTTTGTATTCACCTTGTTTTGAGGAGCATTGCTTAGTTCAATATAACCAATGTTTTTTGACATTGGTAGACATGAAGTTAATAATATAGTTGAGAGTAGGATTAGTTTTTTCAATTTTTGTTCCTTTAATTTAAATTATAGCCATTGCAGATAACGAACTAGGCTAACCGACGTAGGCTGACCCTGAGCCTCGTAGAGGCGTTAGGGACTGGCACGTAGTTTGCGGATGCAAACGAGTGACAGAAAGCCTATGTGCCGTAGGCCGAGCAAGGGCGAAGTCCCGAAGCGAAGTGGTTAGCTGCTGTTATCTGAAGTGCGACATTCATTAAATGGATTTAAAACAGATTCTATTTAAATTGATATTTTCCGTTTAGAACCTTTTCTAACTCATCGTTTGTCGGTTTCATTTTTTTGATATCTTCCTCAGTTGGAAGAATTTTTGATTTTATATTTTCAGTTTCAATACCATTGCATGGATCACTTGGGTTTATATTTTGATTTTTGATAGCATTGATCCATGTACAAGAGATTTTCATATACCCTAAAGCACTTGGATGGACGTAGTCAAAATAATCTTGTGGAAGGCCAAGAATAGGATGCATATCAACTAAAGTTATTCTTGCTCTTAAAGAAGGCACTGTATTAATCCAGAATTTATCAATTAGCTGATTGTAATCTCTTATATTTGCACTTAGAGTATCATAATTAGGTAATTGAGTAGTAGCAACAGGTGAAATACGAATTATTTTTGCTAGAAAAATTTGTGTTTTTGGATTATTTGTAAGTAGAGAATTTACAACTTTAAAGAGATCTATAGCGGCATTATTTGGAGATTTTCCTTGTATAATGTCGTTTGTACCAGAATGGACTAGTGTAATATCTGCGAAGCTTGGGTAGTTAGCAATTTTAATAAGTTGGTCATTTCTCCATCCAGGATAACCATCGTGAGTTTGAGTATTAGTAATCCACTGTTGAGTATTTGAACCTCCACTTTGATAGCCTTCTGTAGCAAAAACGAAAGCTTTGTTTGTTATTGCAAATTCAGTCATCCAAACTCTATATCCACCAACAGCTTGATTAGGTGGCATGCATATAAACTGTTCGATCGAATATACTGGACAGTATCCCCAGTCAGTAAAACCAAATCCATAGGTGATAGAATCTCCGAATGGTCGAATAAGAACTGGTTTTGTTAGGTCAACTGATGTATCTTTAGCTTGAGTTTCTACATTTATAGCAAATAACAATGTAATTGTTAAAAAAATAAATTTGATTGATTTAGTAAGTTTCCTGAGTTTCATTTTTGCCTTCTTATTTGTTTTAATATTTAATTTGTCGCATTTCAGATAACGAACTAGGGGAGACGACGTTCCTCGTAGCTGAGCCTGCGAATGCAGGCGTTAGCGTCGGCGCGCTTCTTGCGATCGCAAGAAAGCGTGACGGAGAGGAATGTGGCGTAGCCCAAGCGAGGCCTTGTGCCGAAGCGCAGCGTTTCCTCGCTGTTATGCGAAGGCTATATTTATGCTTTATGGCAGTTTTTTTATGATCCAAAATATTGGTATTAGATAGCATGGTAACGTGTAATCCTTGTTTTCATAGCTGTCAATATTTTGGTTATAATATTTAGTTACTAAAAAATAATTGT is a window encoding:
- a CDS encoding YARHG domain-containing protein produces the protein MENKKLHLIISIIFTINCCFLKNKVEKIIDVIIDNKKISKEDIQSIEKIDELRLLRNAVFARHGRTFNDKKLQNFFEKYSWYKPKKDIKIILSNTDEIILNLIRNSESSILIKQFLNKPKKNNLKNMEITLIGDWDTQPVSSSGYVNKHTFLENGLVQIYEDEMDCQKRLLSSFGTWRIENDTLFINLSKKLVINGGKLIPSAGSCGSEYELVDGYNAFEDLNPVQNIEYKIKEITSSPFAESSENKSLIKTDKIDFYRLPK
- a CDS encoding GDSL-type esterase/lipase family protein, which encodes MKLRKLTKSIKFIFLTITLLFAINVETQAKDTSVDLTKPVLIRPFGDSITYGFGFTDWGYCPVYSIEQFICMPPNQAVGGYRVWMTEFAITNKAFVFATEGYQSGGSNTQQWITNTQTHDGYPGWRNDQLIKIANYPSFADITLVHSGTNDIIQGKSPNNAAIDLFKVVNSLLTNNPKTQIFLAKIIRISPVATTQLPNYDTLSANIRDYNQLIDKFWINTVPSLRARITLVDMHPILGLPQDYFDYVHPSALGYMKISCTWINAIKNQNINPSDPCNGIETENIKSKILPTEEDIKKMKPTNDELEKVLNGKYQFK
- a CDS encoding cytochrome c3 family protein; protein product: MNEFNELIDILRKVTRTKLNIPKSFLTGEEFEDFAREVLFPKEVYDLLHKTHNYKQNSQDFVEDSLLPDFKFRNRDLNIEFYIECKYRDITKIQNNIDELTKIHESKKRTHEEEILLEKNINKIGTVEILPQSQYNRLLELNIKQRVLICIGLYYEKTKNIYPYVIPIEHLTTNSIHIYDLENYIVPNNYTVIPDRIAEFYLDKSSNCISCKKTIENRLQQPLCRECHFNWQRNRVFKSEMNYCHSCGKKHKSSVARPNCIECYKKNINVVFDI